One genomic window of Metopolophium dirhodum isolate CAU chromosome 4, ASM1992520v1, whole genome shotgun sequence includes the following:
- the LOC132942527 gene encoding probable cytochrome P450 6a14 isoform X3, translated as MVIVSLTGDMVFFDSSLLNLVAYGIIISTTFYFYLRYRYTFWQRQGCPVPLKPHIIYGHTKEFQKPKLMLRDLNIIKDVFTKEFSTFPNRGIVFDDKLEPLTGNLLTLEGHRWKVLRNKLTPAFTIGKIKNMIDLIDGRAQEMVSVLEESAVIGEQVEFKELLARFSTDVISIVAFGFETNSLTNPDAEFRRVGRMLFSTSLETIIRNALNALAPSLIGLLKVRSIKKEYADFFYNVVNDTVKYREENGIQRNDFLDLLMKIKRGQNLASEEDSRSIFDENDGKEDFKFTMDVLAAQCFVWFIGGYETSSVTLTFTFFELAQNLDVQMRAQDEIDSVLSKYDGKLTYEILQEMPYLDMIVSEALRKYPPVPNLTRKAVKPYKLPNSDFTLEKGLQVVIPVYGIHNDPEYWPEPEKFIPERFTEEEKRNRPQYAYLPFGAGPRLCIGMRFGMMQVKVALFRILSTYNISLSKSMKLPIKMNPKTIPANPDGGMFLHITKRKN; from the exons ATGGTGATTGTTTCATTAACAGGAGATATGGTTTTTTTCGATAGTTCGCTACTAAATCTGGTGGCTTATGGCATTATAATTtctacaacattttatttttacctaagaTATCGTTATACGTTCTGGCAACGTCAAGGATGCCCTGTCCCGTTAAAACCTCACATTATATACGGACATACTAAGGAG TTCCAAAAGCCGAAGCTAATGCTTcgagatttaaatattattaaagacgTGTTTACAAAAGAATTTTCAACGTTTCCCAACCGAGGAATAGTATTCGACGATAAGCTGGAACCGCTTACTGGTAATTTATTAACACTGGAAGGCCATAGATGGAAAGTCTTAAGGAATAAATTGACACCAGCATTTACTATTGGAAAAATAAAGAACATGATTGATCTCATAGACGGTCGAGCTCAAGAAATGGTCAGCGTTCTTGAGGAATCAGCAGTGATCGGTGAACAA GTAGaatttaaagaattattagCTCGATTTTCAACCGATGTCATTAGTATTGTGGCATTTGGATTCGAAACCAATTCGTTGACAAATCCTGATGCAGAATTTCGGAGAGTTGGCCGAATGCTATTTTCGACTAGTCTTGAAACTATCATTAGAAATGCGCTGAATGCACTGGCTCCAAGTTTAATTGGCTTACTAAAAGTACGAAGTATCAAAAAAGAATATGCCgattttttctataatgtaGTAAATGATACAGTCAAATATAGGGAAGAGAACGGTATACAACGAAATGACTTTCTGGACTTACTAATGAAAATTAAACGAGGCCAAAATTTAGCTTCTGAGGAAGACAGTAGATCAATATTTGACGAAAATGACGGAAAagaag attttaaatttactatggATGTTTTGGCGGCACAATGTTTTGTATGGTTTATTGGAGGCTATGAAACTTCATCGGTTACGTTAACATTCACATTTTTTGAACTTGCCCAGAACCTGGACGTACAGATGAGAGCTCAAGATGAAATTGATTCAGTGCTTAGTAAATACGATGGGAAATTAACATATGAAATATTGCAAGAAATGCCTTATTTAGATATGATTGTATCTG aagCCTTGCGGAAGTATCCACCAGTGCCTAATTTGACCAGGAAGGCAGTAAAACCATACAAGTTACCCAACTCAGATTTCACACTTGAAAAAGGGCTCCAGGTGGTCATACCAGTGTATGGTATCCATAACGATCCAGAATATTGGCCAGAACCGGAAAAATTCATTCCGGAAAGATTTACAGAAGAAGAAAAACGCAATAGACCACAATACGCATACTTACCATTTGGCGCTGGTCCTAGATTATgcattg GTATGCGATTTGGAATGATGCAAGTAAAAGTGGCACTGTTTAGAATATTATCAACTTATAACATTTCATTGTCTAAAAGTATGAAATTGCCGATAAAAATGAATCCAAAAACTATACCAGCAAACCCTGATGGTGGTATGTTTCTTCATATTACAAAGAGAAAAAACTAA
- the LOC132942527 gene encoding cytochrome P450 6j1-like isoform X2: protein MVFFDSSLLNLVAYGIIISTTFYFYLRYRYTFWQRQGCPVPLKPHIIYGHTKEVTKMKTWVGKHYANIYYNTNGYKFVGFYQFQKPKLMLRDLNIIKDVFTKEFSTFPNRGIVFDDKLEPLTGNLLTLEGHRWKVLRNKLTPAFTIGKIKNMIDLIDGRAQEMVSVLEESAVIGEQVEFKELLARFSTDVISIVAFGFETNSLTNPDAEFRRVGRMLFSTSLETIIRNALNALAPSLIGLLKVRSIKKEYADFFYNVVNDTVKYREENGIQRNDFLDLLMKIKRGQNLASEEDSRSIFDENDGKEDFKFTMDVLAAQCFVWFIGGYETSSVTLTFTFFELAQNLDVQMRAQDEIDSVLSKYDGKLTYEILQEMPYLDMIVSEALRKYPPVPNLTRKAVKPYKLPNSDFTLEKGLQVVIPVYGIHNDPEYWPEPEKFIPERFTEEEKRNRPQYAYLPFGAGPRLCIGMRFGMMQVKVALFRILSTYNISLSKSMKLPIKMNPKTIPANPDGGMFLHITKRKN from the exons ATGGTTTTTTTCGATAGTTCGCTACTAAATCTGGTGGCTTATGGCATTATAATTtctacaacattttatttttacctaagaTATCGTTATACGTTCTGGCAACGTCAAGGATGCCCTGTCCCGTTAAAACCTCACATTATATACGGACATACTAAGGAGGtaacaaaaatgaaaacatgGGTAGGCAAACATTATGCTAACATATATTACAATACTAATGGATACAAGTTTGTTGGGTTCTATCAGTTCCAAAAGCCGAAGCTAATGCTTcgagatttaaatattattaaagacgTGTTTACAAAAGAATTTTCAACGTTTCCCAACCGAGGAATAGTATTCGACGATAAGCTGGAACCGCTTACTGGTAATTTATTAACACTGGAAGGCCATAGATGGAAAGTCTTAAGGAATAAATTGACACCAGCATTTACTATTGGAAAAATAAAGAACATGATTGATCTCATAGACGGTCGAGCTCAAGAAATGGTCAGCGTTCTTGAGGAATCAGCAGTGATCGGTGAACAA GTAGaatttaaagaattattagCTCGATTTTCAACCGATGTCATTAGTATTGTGGCATTTGGATTCGAAACCAATTCGTTGACAAATCCTGATGCAGAATTTCGGAGAGTTGGCCGAATGCTATTTTCGACTAGTCTTGAAACTATCATTAGAAATGCGCTGAATGCACTGGCTCCAAGTTTAATTGGCTTACTAAAAGTACGAAGTATCAAAAAAGAATATGCCgattttttctataatgtaGTAAATGATACAGTCAAATATAGGGAAGAGAACGGTATACAACGAAATGACTTTCTGGACTTACTAATGAAAATTAAACGAGGCCAAAATTTAGCTTCTGAGGAAGACAGTAGATCAATATTTGACGAAAATGACGGAAAagaag attttaaatttactatggATGTTTTGGCGGCACAATGTTTTGTATGGTTTATTGGAGGCTATGAAACTTCATCGGTTACGTTAACATTCACATTTTTTGAACTTGCCCAGAACCTGGACGTACAGATGAGAGCTCAAGATGAAATTGATTCAGTGCTTAGTAAATACGATGGGAAATTAACATATGAAATATTGCAAGAAATGCCTTATTTAGATATGATTGTATCTG aagCCTTGCGGAAGTATCCACCAGTGCCTAATTTGACCAGGAAGGCAGTAAAACCATACAAGTTACCCAACTCAGATTTCACACTTGAAAAAGGGCTCCAGGTGGTCATACCAGTGTATGGTATCCATAACGATCCAGAATATTGGCCAGAACCGGAAAAATTCATTCCGGAAAGATTTACAGAAGAAGAAAAACGCAATAGACCACAATACGCATACTTACCATTTGGCGCTGGTCCTAGATTATgcattg GTATGCGATTTGGAATGATGCAAGTAAAAGTGGCACTGTTTAGAATATTATCAACTTATAACATTTCATTGTCTAAAAGTATGAAATTGCCGATAAAAATGAATCCAAAAACTATACCAGCAAACCCTGATGGTGGTATGTTTCTTCATATTACAAAGAGAAAAAACTAA
- the LOC132942527 gene encoding cytochrome P450 6j1-like isoform X1 — translation MVIVSLTGDMVFFDSSLLNLVAYGIIISTTFYFYLRYRYTFWQRQGCPVPLKPHIIYGHTKEVTKMKTWVGKHYANIYYNTNGYKFVGFYQFQKPKLMLRDLNIIKDVFTKEFSTFPNRGIVFDDKLEPLTGNLLTLEGHRWKVLRNKLTPAFTIGKIKNMIDLIDGRAQEMVSVLEESAVIGEQVEFKELLARFSTDVISIVAFGFETNSLTNPDAEFRRVGRMLFSTSLETIIRNALNALAPSLIGLLKVRSIKKEYADFFYNVVNDTVKYREENGIQRNDFLDLLMKIKRGQNLASEEDSRSIFDENDGKEDFKFTMDVLAAQCFVWFIGGYETSSVTLTFTFFELAQNLDVQMRAQDEIDSVLSKYDGKLTYEILQEMPYLDMIVSEALRKYPPVPNLTRKAVKPYKLPNSDFTLEKGLQVVIPVYGIHNDPEYWPEPEKFIPERFTEEEKRNRPQYAYLPFGAGPRLCIGMRFGMMQVKVALFRILSTYNISLSKSMKLPIKMNPKTIPANPDGGMFLHITKRKN, via the exons ATGGTGATTGTTTCATTAACAGGAGATATGGTTTTTTTCGATAGTTCGCTACTAAATCTGGTGGCTTATGGCATTATAATTtctacaacattttatttttacctaagaTATCGTTATACGTTCTGGCAACGTCAAGGATGCCCTGTCCCGTTAAAACCTCACATTATATACGGACATACTAAGGAGGtaacaaaaatgaaaacatgGGTAGGCAAACATTATGCTAACATATATTACAATACTAATGGATACAAGTTTGTTGGGTTCTATCAGTTCCAAAAGCCGAAGCTAATGCTTcgagatttaaatattattaaagacgTGTTTACAAAAGAATTTTCAACGTTTCCCAACCGAGGAATAGTATTCGACGATAAGCTGGAACCGCTTACTGGTAATTTATTAACACTGGAAGGCCATAGATGGAAAGTCTTAAGGAATAAATTGACACCAGCATTTACTATTGGAAAAATAAAGAACATGATTGATCTCATAGACGGTCGAGCTCAAGAAATGGTCAGCGTTCTTGAGGAATCAGCAGTGATCGGTGAACAA GTAGaatttaaagaattattagCTCGATTTTCAACCGATGTCATTAGTATTGTGGCATTTGGATTCGAAACCAATTCGTTGACAAATCCTGATGCAGAATTTCGGAGAGTTGGCCGAATGCTATTTTCGACTAGTCTTGAAACTATCATTAGAAATGCGCTGAATGCACTGGCTCCAAGTTTAATTGGCTTACTAAAAGTACGAAGTATCAAAAAAGAATATGCCgattttttctataatgtaGTAAATGATACAGTCAAATATAGGGAAGAGAACGGTATACAACGAAATGACTTTCTGGACTTACTAATGAAAATTAAACGAGGCCAAAATTTAGCTTCTGAGGAAGACAGTAGATCAATATTTGACGAAAATGACGGAAAagaag attttaaatttactatggATGTTTTGGCGGCACAATGTTTTGTATGGTTTATTGGAGGCTATGAAACTTCATCGGTTACGTTAACATTCACATTTTTTGAACTTGCCCAGAACCTGGACGTACAGATGAGAGCTCAAGATGAAATTGATTCAGTGCTTAGTAAATACGATGGGAAATTAACATATGAAATATTGCAAGAAATGCCTTATTTAGATATGATTGTATCTG aagCCTTGCGGAAGTATCCACCAGTGCCTAATTTGACCAGGAAGGCAGTAAAACCATACAAGTTACCCAACTCAGATTTCACACTTGAAAAAGGGCTCCAGGTGGTCATACCAGTGTATGGTATCCATAACGATCCAGAATATTGGCCAGAACCGGAAAAATTCATTCCGGAAAGATTTACAGAAGAAGAAAAACGCAATAGACCACAATACGCATACTTACCATTTGGCGCTGGTCCTAGATTATgcattg GTATGCGATTTGGAATGATGCAAGTAAAAGTGGCACTGTTTAGAATATTATCAACTTATAACATTTCATTGTCTAAAAGTATGAAATTGCCGATAAAAATGAATCCAAAAACTATACCAGCAAACCCTGATGGTGGTATGTTTCTTCATATTACAAAGAGAAAAAACTAA
- the LOC132942526 gene encoding sodium-independent sulfate anion transporter, with the protein MSEYNGEAKYRPKRYQSIGKLFKKRVPIVSWLPKYDADQAVSDLVAGVTVGLTVMPQGLAYATLAGLEPQYGLYSAFAGCIVYTVFGSCKDITIGPTALMSLMTYQQVVNRNADYAVLLCFLSGILQFIMGSLKLGVLIDFISIPVTVGFTSATSVIIAVSQLKGLLGLKFESSSFLDCLLKVYQNIGNYRANDTILGVTSIIILLMLRKVKDIQLLGPNGKPSNKQRTIMKGLWLLSISRNALIVVACSIISYWCYKPDSEPYVTLIGKVRSGLPPLKLPPFGTEINGTAVSFINMCWDLGSSIILVPVIAVLGNVAIAKAFASGNSVDATQELYCLGVCNLLGSFVSSMPVTGSFSRSAVNHASGVRTPMGGMYTGILIILSLSLLTPYFFFIPKAALAAVIISAVIFMIEYEIVKPMWKSSRKDLIPTFATFVLCLGIGVELGILVGVAINIMLLLIPSARPFLHIEMKKLRTGLDYLLVTPENSLYFPAVDFMRAKTDRAAVKMGQSKLPVVVDCKHILDADFTAAKGIAGLIMDFKRRKQPLCFYNPRISVLAVLQGVCVDEIVHCFTYDELEQTLNDINSSGNPAELKDIIHTSSQQSHETPLLNRRQH; encoded by the exons ATGTCGGAATACAACGGCGAAGCCAAGTACCGACCGAAACGGTATCAGTCTATTGGCAAGTTGTTCAAAAAACGTGTGCCGATCGTTTCTTGGCTACCCAAGTACGATGCAGATCAAGCTGTCAGTGACTTAGTCGCCGGGGTCACTGTTGGACTAACAGTCATGCCACAAGGGCTGGCGTATGCTACGCTCGCTGGTCTAGAACCGCAG tatgGTTTGTATTCTGCGTTTGCTGGATGCATTGTTTATACAGTATTTGGTAGTTGTAAGGACATTACCATTGGACCTACAGCATTAATGTCACTTATGACTTACCAACAAGTGGTCAATAGAAACGCAGACTATgcagtattattatgttttttgtctGGTATCTTACAGTTCATTATGGGATCACTTAAACTAG gCGTATTAATTGACTTCATTTCCATCCCGGTGACCGTTGGTTTTACATCAGCTACGTCTGTTATCATAGCAGTATCTCAATTAAAGGGTCTTCTTGGCTTGAAGTTTGAATCATCAAGCTTTTTAGATTGTCTGCTGAAAGTGTACCAGAATATTGGTAATTACCGCGCCAATGATACAATTCTAGGAGTTACTTCTATCATCATACTACTCATGCTTCGA aaagtgAAAGACATTCAATTATTAGGACCTAATGGTAAGCCATCCAACAAACAAAGAACAATTATGAAAGGGCTGTGGCTGCTCTCCATATCTAGAAATGCTTTAATTGTTGTTGCTTgttcaataatttcatattgGTGTTATAAACCAGATTCAGAACCTTACGTGACTTTAATCG gAAAAGTAAGATCTGGATTGCCACCGTTGAAACTTCCACCGTTTGGAACGGAAATAAATGGTACAGCTGTTAGCTTCATTAATATGTGTTGGGATCTCGGATCTTCCATTATATTAGTGCCAGTGATTGCTGTTCTTGGAAACGTCGCCATCGCCAAAGCATTCG CTAGCGGAAACTCGGTTGACGCTACACAAGAACTCTATTGTTTGGGCGTTTGCAATTTACTGGGTTCGTTCGTTTCTTCGATGCCGGTCACGGGATCTTTTTCAAGAAGTGCAGTGAATCACGCTAGTGGCGTGCGAACTCCTATGGGTGGAATGTACACTG GTATACTCATTATTTTGTCATTGAGTTTATTGACGCCGTACTTTTTCTTCATACCCAAAGCAGCCCTAGCAGCAGTCATCATCAGTGCTGTTATTTTCATGATCGAATACGAGATCGTTAAACCCATGTGGAAATCAAGTC GAAAAGACTTGATACCTACGTTTGCAACATTTGTTTTATGCCTGGGCATTGGTGTCGAACTTGGAATTTTAGTAGGTGTTGCCATAAATATCATGCTTCTACTTATACCATCGGCTAGACCATTTTTACACATTGAAATGAAaaag TTAAGAACCGGCCTGGATTATTTACTTGTGACTCCAGAGAACAGTCTTTACTTTCCAGCTGTAGACTTTATGCGAGCCAAAACGGATCGAGCCGCTGTTAAAATGGGACAATCTAAACTTCCTGTTGTGGTTGATTGTAAACATATACTTGATGCAGATTTTACAGCTGCTAAA GGTATTGCTGGATTGATAATGGACTTCAAAAGGCGAAAACAGccattatgtttttataatccaAGAATAAGTGTATTAGCTGTATTACAGGGCGTGTGCGTGGATGAAATTGTTCACTGTTTCACGTATGACGAACTGGAACAAACTCTCAATG atatcaACTCTTCTGGAAATCCAGCGGAATTAAAAGACATAATACATACATCATCCCAGCAGTCACACGAAACTCCGCTTTTAAACAGAAGACAACATTAG